Genomic DNA from Hordeum vulgare subsp. vulgare chromosome 2H, MorexV3_pseudomolecules_assembly, whole genome shotgun sequence:
ATGTTCCATGCACCACCCTGTCTTGGCAGAGCTTTTTCAGGAGGATAAAGGACATTATGGTCCACATCCAAACATTTTATACTGACAGAGAGTCCTAATTCTTTGCAGGAAATACATTGCTCTGATTTTCATTTTTCTAACAAACTCATTTCAACCTACAGTTTACTTGACAGATTAAGAATAGTTCAAGAACTGAAAATAATTAAGGAATGAAAAACTAGAGAACGAATTATACATTTATTTCCTGCTGCACTATACTGTGAACTCGTTATCTTTTAGATACAGAAGCCACCTAGAAGGAGCTCAGTGCTCACAGAAAGCAAGTTGGTAAGAGCTAATAATGACAGCGCCGGCTAAGGTACTGTTGACATGGCGCTTATCAAAGCACACATACTTTACAAGGCGCAGTAGAATAGATAGAACATGGTGCTAGTACCGTTTTGATATGCGTGGCATGGAGCACTTCTGTTTCCTGTCATGGTATATTCTAACAATGACAGCAGCTGTTTCCTCTACAGCTTTTCCAGTGACCTCTGCATGGAAAATATATGGTTATAACATGAGAAAATTCAAATTAGCTCTCCATAAAAGATGATGAAACTGATCTTACGGATCACTGGCCATGTTGGGTGCCTAACAAAAATTTGATTTGCATGGTCGAGCTCCTGCCTCACATGCTCCATTTCAGCATAATTGCTCTTCTGCCCATGAAATCCTAGAGTGTTTGCTCTTGTCTTTCTGATTGCCTGAAGAACCACGGGGTTTATCGTCAACCCAAAGATCTTATCCTGGTCGATCTCAAATAGGGCTTTTGGAAGATCAATACCCATCACAATTGGGACGTTTGCCACTTTGTACCCTTTTTGTGCTAGATATATTGACAATGGTGTCTTCCCAGTACGTGAAACACCAACAAGCACAATGTGTGCACGGGCAAGGTTCTGTGGCTGAGCACCATCATCTTGTTTGATGGTGAAATCAATCGCTTCGATTCGTTGGAAGTAATCCTCAGAAAGTTGACCCTTTCGGCTAGCAGAGCTTCGTGAAATCCCAGATGGAGCAACACCAATATGAGAAGCTATGGCATCAATAGTAGGACGAAGAACATCGGTGGATGGAACACCCCATAAATCACAAGCCTTCTTAGTTGCCTCGGCCATTGAAGGATCGGCAAGGGTATATAGAAGCAATGCTCCTTCTTTTGCTGCTTGCCTTACTATCTCAATAAGGTTATCCATGTCATCAATCTAAAGAAAATTAGCAGCAATGTGTAAGAGATGCTGATTACTTCCGACAAGTGATGTGTAGTTAACTTTTTCTTAGCCCATGCTTGTGCTAAGCTTGGTGAATAGTATCAACTAACAGTTTCTGAACTAAGATTACAATCAACTGACTGATTTTGTTCAATAAAATGGTCCAATCCAAGCAAACACGTAAAACAAAATAGTATGGCCAATCGGCAATATTTTGACCATGTCAGAACATCTCATCTACCTGGTGTAAACAGCGGCGAATATCAATTTGCACAAATAGAACATATAGATATGCATGAAGCAACTGTATAGTTCTCAATTTACACATAAACATTCAGCCTTATTCAACTGCATGGTCCATTTTATTTCTTAAAATGTCAAAAGAAGTATTGCATAATTCATCCGAAGTTTCGGAGATGGATTTTTCCTCCATTGGAACATATgtgcctttttcttcttcttagtaTTAGCGCATTTCATGGGCAATGCCAACTTCTGCAGAGTAAGATTGATATTGTAGCTTTCATTCTCGAATAGTACATAGTGTCATGTAACTCATGTTAGCCCAAGTAATCTCCTGGCACTGAAGTTCAGAGGCAAACCTTAAGTGTAAAATTAACCAAAGTAAATGTAAAATGAAGAAAGTATCCCCAATGCCCAATTAAATCACTCCGACATGGCATAGCAAGCCACAGGAGGATACGAGCTGAAGCTACATTTTCATACGTCCATGGCACTGAAGATATACAAGCCACAGGTGGTGTTTGACATTTTGCATAGCAAGCCACAGTAATCAGTCTGAAAAGATATAATGTCTGTGCACAAACTATGAAATCAATCACAAAGCAAAGTTGCAGGGATGCCCTGCTATGCCCATAAACTGTTCGATTTCATCTCTAAATTTGAACTCTATCTGTTTCGGGCATTTTAAGTTGAGTATTATTTTGTCTGTCGAGTTGTCATCGCGAAGTGAGTACCTATTACACAAATTTACTGGTACAAACTATCACGCTTACCCTCGTTATATTGGAAAGTAGGAATCCGAATTTCTAGCGACACTACACTATGTAGCAAAGCACAAAAACATTTTGTGGAAACCAGGCATCGCACCAGACACTGGAGCGCCGGGATCAAAATACCATGTCACGAATTAAGGTAATACTAGATGGCAGCGAAAAAAATGATGGATGGATGCTTACCCCAGAGAAGAGGTGGGTGCTTGTGGCACAGCGGCGGTCGACGAGGCAGTGCTCGAATTGCCCGAGCACGGCATTCACCGAGTGCTCCAACGTCGAACCCGTCCCGTCCGACACCATGTAGATCGAGTTCCCCGCTGCCTCGCTCCCGACCCCAACCGCCTCGtcaccatcgtcgtcgtcctccgtcGCGGCGGCCTCCTCCTCGGATGACGGCGGCAGCTTGGTCGGCACCGAGAGAGCCGCGCTCGGCCGCATGGCCGGCAGCTCCAGCCTCCGCCCGGACCGGAGCGCGCGCGCGCGGGACCAGCGGCTCAGCTGCGAGCTCGCGCGCGAGCGCGATTGGGACGGGGAGGAGACCGTCCCCGcggtcgccgccgcctcctcttgGCCGGCCGAGCCAGCGTGCTCCTGGTTCGGTCCCGTGCTTAGAGGCGGGCCGGTGGCGGTCTCGGGGAGGCATGACGCGGCGGTGGGGGAGGGGCGGAGGCCGTGGGGCCGAGGGGAGGGCGGGAGGAGCACGGACGGCGTCGCCGTGCCGAGCTTGGCGCTTATCATGGAGTCAGGCAAGGGCGCGAGGCGATACACCTACTAGAGGAGGAGCAGCGACAGACGTGTGACCGAGAGGCGGAGCAGGAATTGGGTTGGTTTCCCGCAACGTCTTTGCGTGCCGTGACGCGCTGGTGTTTGGCATGGCCCCAGGTTTGGCTTGGTACTCGGCGAAAGACAACGGGCGGGCGCTGACGCCATGTTTGCCGCCAGCTGGTTTGGACTTTGGACCAGAGACAGTTGGTCATTAATCACACTTACATCAAGTCTGGCTCATAGTGGAGTAATACAAACTTCAGCGTTCACGACCTCCTGAATACAAGCAAGAATACACCTAGCAAAACGAGCAACACCTCGCGTAAGCAACA
This window encodes:
- the LOC123425837 gene encoding probable pyruvate, phosphate dikinase regulatory protein, chloroplastic isoform X2 encodes the protein MISAKLGTATPSVLLPPSPRPHGLRPSPTAASCLPETATGPPLSTGPNQEHAGSAGQEEAAATAGTVSSPSQSRSRASSQLSRWSRARALRSGRRLELPAMRPSAALSVPTKLPPSSEEEAAATEDDDDGDEAVGVGSEAAGNSIYMVSDGTGSTLEHSVNAVLGQFEHCLVDRRCATSTHLFSGIDDMDNLIEIVRQAAKEGALLLYTLADPSMAEATKKACDLWGVPSTDVLRPTIDAIASHIGVAPSGISRSSASRKGQLSEDYFQRIEAIDFTIKQDDGAQPQNLARAHIVLVGVSRTGKTPLSIYLAQKGYKVANVPIVMGIDLPKALFEIDQDKIFGLTINPVVLQAIRKTRANTLGFHGQKSNYAEMEHVRQELDHANQIFVRHPTWPVIQVTGKAVEETAAVIVRIYHDRKQKCSMPRISKRY
- the LOC123425837 gene encoding probable pyruvate, phosphate dikinase regulatory protein, chloroplastic isoform X1, whose translation is MISAKLGTATPSVLLPPSPRPHGLRPSPTAASCLPETATGPPLSTGPNQEHAGSAGQEEAAATAGTVSSPSQSRSRASSQLSRWSRARALRSGRRLELPAMRPSAALSVPTKLPPSSEEEAAATEDDDDGDEAVGVGSEAAGNSIYMVSDGTGSTLEHSVNAVLGQFEHCLVDRRCATSTHLFSGIDDMDNLIEIVRQAAKEGALLLYTLADPSMAEATKKACDLWGVPSTDVLRPTIDAIASHIGVAPSGISRSSASRKGQLSEDYFQRIEAIDFTIKQDDGAQPQNLARAHIVLVGVSRTGKTPLSIYLAQKGYKVANVPIVMGIDLPKALFEIDQDKIFGLTINPVVLQAIRKTRANTLGFHGQKSNYAEMEHVRQELDHANQIFVRHPTWPVIQVTGKAVEETAAVIVRIYHDRKQKCSMPRISKRVAPIRVYDSLSEMVNTTVEPEKVLVMDV